The Brachypodium distachyon strain Bd21 chromosome 4, Brachypodium_distachyon_v3.0, whole genome shotgun sequence nucleotide sequence AAAGTGGGAAGAAATGCAATTTCCCTAACTATCTGATTGAGATTGGCGAGGCCAAAACTCTAATGAAAGGTTGGTTTTGTACATCTCCTAGTACAATGTTCTTTGTCGAACATGTGCAGGTCCATCTCTGTCTGTGCCTCCTGATACATCCAACTTGTTTTTATGAGTTATGGAATAGTGACTTAAGAAATTTTCTCCTCTATCATTGAAATTACGTGTTTCTCCATTGGTCAATATGAAGGTGGAGAACCTAAATCTTCGGATGAACCTATGGTGACAAGATCAAAGAATGGGGAGAATACGAGTAAAAAAATGGGAATCGGTGCGACAAGTTCCCTGAAATTCATCAGTCCACAAAAGTTCCATTGTACGTGGACTTAAAGTTGCATGCCAGTTAGTCATACTCCTTGCTTTGAGCATATCATAGCAACTACTCCTTCCTTTCTGCAATTTGTAGATCTTGACAAGAGTAAATCAGAGGTCACTTCTAGTTTTAACAAGCCGGAGCTTGGAAATATTGAAGTTGCAGCTGCTGGCAGCACTGGGAGCCTTATGGGTTCAACAGAATCAAGTATTAAAGGTTCAGTGTAGCCTCTCTATGTAAAGAATGCTTTGGTTTCGTACATATAATGTAttatcatatattttttatcgAGGCTTATACAAAATGTGCATCATTTGTAGAATGGAGTGTCATATACACCACCCAACTAACTCAAAAAGCCAAGAAGTACCATGATGGTGTTATAAAGCTCATGCAAGTTGGCTCACATGCAAACCAGGTTAGCAACTAGCGAGCAATTCTTAATTACTATGACGATTCAAGGTTGGTGTTTTACGACAGCTTTACCACAGGATGATGTTAGATTATGTCTAACAAAATGCTGATTACACAAAGTTGTTATAGCTGTATTAACTGTATTTTTAGATTGTTTTGCTGGATGAAGAGGGTGTGGTGCTTGGCAGCAGATATCTCAAGTCAGGTGAATCTGTCCAAAGTGGGACAAAATGTCCGTTTCCAAATTATCTTATTGAAGTTGCTGAGCTCATAATTCAAAAGAACGGTAAGTTTACCTTTCTCTATAGACTGCATTTCCAAATGGGTGGTTTCTCTAAAACATTCCTTTTTGGTTCTGCAAACACAGAGATTTCTTATCAGTTTGCTAATTTATATGCAGATGTAGAGTCTAAACACTCTTCGAGGGAGCCTTTGAGTCACACAGGACCAAAGAATGGAGAGGATGCAACTCAAAGGATGGGTGACAAAAGTAAATCTCCAAAGTTTGTTAGTCCACTTAAGTTCCATGGTATGTGACCACCAGGTTACACACACATTAGTTTTACTTTCCTGTACAGCACATAATTTATTTCTGATCATTCATTTGTCTCCACAATTAACAGATCACCAGAAGAGTAAAATAGAAAGCACTGCTGACGGTAACAGGCCACAGTTCGGTAAATCAACGTGTAGTAATGTTGGTGATCCACATAACTTCCATGGTAATGCAAtggttatttttttctatttcctgCTCCATGTATATCTTAATGTAGTACCATTGCTGTTTATTACCAGTATCTACAGATCTTCAGAGAGGTAAACCAGATGGGACTGTTAGTTACAGAAGCACAGGCCTTGGCAAACTAACTTCTAGTGACATGGATGATCCACGTATATTTAATGGTTGACTTAATTTTACTCACCATTTCTATGTCGGCAGCTGCTAATATATGTTTATAACCATTTCTATATTTGATGCGAGACTGCTGGTTGTTTCCAGACTTTACGGGTATCCAGAGGGCTAAATCAGAATCTGTGTCCTGGTACAACCGGCCACAAGTAGGCAAATCAATTCCTAACAGAATGGATGATCCACTAGAATTTTGTGGTACTCGGAATTAATGTTCATACTTTCATCTGTGGCTCTACTTCCCACTGGTGTCCAAATACGTATCCACGTGTAGTAATACTCCCGTTTCTCCGCAACTTGCAGATCTTGAAGATGGTAAATCAGTATGTCCCACTGGTTTTACCACAAGCGAGATTGGCAAATCAACTTTTGGTAACACGGGTGATCCTTTGCGAACTGGTTTGTACCTTTACTTAATTGCTAGCTTGATTAACTATTGAATTCGTCCTTCCCATGCAAGTCAATTAGGAAATGATACTCACGTTTCTCCGCAACTTGCAGACCTTGAAGATGGTAAATCAGTATGTCCCACTGGTTTTACCAGGAGAGAGATTGGCAAATCACCTTTTGGTAACACGGATGATCCTTTGCGAACTGGTCTGTACACCTTTACTTAACCGCTAGCTTGATTAACTGTTGAATGTGTCCTTCCCACACAAGTCAATTAGGAAACAATACGTAAATGTAGTTGCTATGTACCTATGGTGAAAGTCACAAGGGCAGAGTGATCAAGTACTCAAATTGGTCACTTCGGAGCAGCAGTTTTACTGTAATACCTTGGAGTGCTCAAGGATCATGGATAAGCACCTAAGATATGACTATCCAATCTGTTGTTACATAAAGTTTGTAATGATTATCACTTATGTGTCAAACAGATAACTGGTTTGCTACATCTGTATTCTTTCCTACTTATaaagtttggagttggtggtagTCAATTCACTTCTTTCTAAACCTTCTCTTGTCACCCCTGACAAGTAGATTGTACAAATTCATGAGTTAAAACTTCATGTCATTATCCTGCCTTACATAGTCTCTACTGCTGCCTTTCCTCTCCAATCTCCATGAGTTTGGGTTCAGATTTCAAATTCACCAAAGCCTATCATCAGACTTTATGGCATTGGTTCATAAGCTGGCTATCATGCTGTTCTTCAGTtgtaaattttctttttcttgatgattccgtagcaaagcacgggcaCAAAGCTAGTTTATAGTAAATTACAACTGGTGTTTTGTAATGCCAAAGGTTTGTTGTGAACAATAGGGGTTGCTATCCAAGACTAATATTAGCTAAGGTAGATTCTTTGAGTAACTCCATAGCATGAACTCCAAATTAGCTTCATATAGGTGTCATTTGTCAGTTTAAGTTTCAGGATGTTTGATTGCATGCACTGTGAATTGTTTGATTACATGCACCATAAAGTAACTACTGTAGAGTTGTGATAGCTGATATGGAAAAATGGTTCTTCCATATTTCTGTGAGTGTTTAATTTAGTTAATTATGGTTTAATTTACTGGGTAGGTAGATAGTCAACCTACATACATAATAATTGACATACTGCAAGACATATTTAACATTTTCTATTTCTAGTACTAGAATTACCTCTTCTCTTGCATGATGCGCATACTGCTCTACTTGTTCTTGtttactactctctccgttccataaaaattggcacggatttgaacTAGAACTAGTTCAAAGCCACGCCAATCTTtacggaacggagggagtaccagaACACTCATGGAAGTCAAAGATCCAAAAATCATAATTTAGAATGAAATACTTCAGGAGTCCATGCAGTAATTATCTATAATGTAGAATGCTCATTTTCAAGGAACTATTTTTTCACAAGTTATCTGCTTGCGATCCTTGTGGCATATGTCCAACTTGGATGACTTGCGCAACTACTCTCATTCATGTACATTCATGTGCTTTATTAATAATAAGTTAATAAGAATGTCATCTCATCTTTAGCATCCCAGATACTCTCTATCATGAAGCCCCCAGCTGGATTGTCTAACTTTGCTACCCAGTTTCGTACATCAGTGCAATCTTGCTTGAAGTTGGATACTGTGCAGGCAAAGAACTCAGTGAGCACTCATAGTAGGAATGAATCATCAGGGAATGCTCATCCAACTTATGATCATCAGACCGCCATGTAAGATGTTGTGTTTATTAATTACATCCTATAATACTGCCTTACTGACTGCAAGATTAAGATCAAACATGACAGATAAACAAAAGGAACATTTACATAAATGATGCTTCTGTAGGAAACAAGCAGCTTTTGATGGACCCGAATTGGCCATGGTAGATATCCCATCATCTGAGATTTCCAATGCAAACGAGCAGAAACTAAATTCATCAAGCAATCTTTATAATGGAAACTCTAATGGTACAGGTAAGTTGCTCAAATTAATTTCTTTGACATTGAAACCAGCATGTTCAGTTTTGAAAGCTTGCATTCCATTTGAGAGTAAAAGACAGATGCTGCCTATGCTGGTTCATATTGACAGGTTCTGCGCTAATTATGGATGCTACTAGCATCCTGGGCTTGCGAGAAGATGAAAGTGGAACTGCAGATCAGGTTTGCACCCTAAGCTGTGAAATTTTTCCCTAAGGAGAACTTATTGCTGTTGTGAATTTGAGAAAGTTACAGCTTCTTCAAAAACTACTGGCAAAATTGACTGCACACAGCTTTAATGTCATTCTCATTACACCAGACTGTGAAAGTTCTATTTTGTCGTGTTACACTGTTAATCTCTTCTTTTGAGCCTACTCTGGTAGTCAGTTGGCTTGTGTGTTTGCAGCTCGTTGCAAATAACACAACAGTGGACCCCAAATGTGGCAGTGGCTCTTTTCTGCCTCCAAGCATCCGGACACGTAGAGATCCCAAGATTCAGGATTTAATAGATGACTGCCCTTCATTTGATCTTGGCTTCTAATGGAAGGTATGTCTCTATTTATACTCTGTGCCATTAGAAACATAATGAAGCATGTCTGAAGTTGATTCAATATGTCTTAATTGTCCAACTATCTTTCTCttatttttacttttataTAACCTTGATTATGCCCTCTTTCTTTTTGTACGATTCCTATCCTTGGTTTGGGTGAAAGAAATGGAGCTATCAAATTCTTATGGAGATGCCTCAATTTCATAAGAATTTGAGCATCCATTCCAACATCATTTTTACACTCTTTCCTTCTGTGTTTTTTCCATGCTCTATCTAAATGACTATTCCTGTGTTTTGGAATCCTCTGTTTTGCACTTGCATTCCTGCCAAGTTCATGTGTTTTTGGTTTCTCCATTCCGAAAAGAAATCTCATAGGACATGTCTTGAGCAACATGTCATGCTTCATATGCCACATTCTGCAGTAAGCTATCAAGCAtgggcattttttttttctacacaAAATCTGCGAATCAGTTAACTTCAGTTTTGACAAAGCATAAGGCCGCTTCCGGGAAGACATGACATGAACCAGTCACCATCGTAACCATATTGGCCCAGGTAGCAAAAACGATGATGCTTTCGCAGTATCAGAGTAGAAGTTTCTGCTGCCCCTTTCATGTCGCCGGGAACTGGCCATTGCAGCACGTGGGTGGTGAAAAGGATTCACGGACGTCCTAGTCGTGGACCAACAGCTGCTGGACTGGATCTGTGTGCGGTTAGGTTAAACCACTGGCTACTATTTGCCCAGTAGAGCATGTAGCTCAGTTGCTCACGCAAGACAATTGTTACTTCGattccaaaaggaaaaaagaaaactctaTCATCTATGTGAAGAGGGTTTCAGAAATTGAAAATATCTGAAAACCGTCGACTTGTGTGGCTTCCTTTGTTTGCTTATTGATCTTTTTTTACAGCGAGTTTGCTTATTAATCTTTGCTTTGCAGGCATGATTTGGGGAAACTGGGACAGAAAATGGGCCATCTGACGGTTAATCAGTTGATTGGTGGGCGACAGAGCAGGCAAAAGCAGGAGTTTTGTGAAGAAAGCGAGTTTTGATTCCACTGTAGAGTTTTACtctgttgtcgttgttttcgTTAAGGAGTGGTTGCTCTTCCTTCTGTTTAGCACTTACAGGGGTGGCTTTTTGCATGGAAATGGAAAAAGAATGATCACTTGTAGGAGGATAAATTTGTAGGAATGCATTCGTCCAAACTTCCATGATATAGAATGCTGAAGAGGTTTGCTTTTACTGTTTGAAAGAAAAGGTGGAATATTTGTACagtttaattattattttcagatATGCTGCAgcttatttttatatttttggaATTGTTTTGGGTGGCGGAGTGAGTCACACTACCTCCTCGGTGGGAGGTGTCGTGGCAACATCAGCAAGGGCCACATGTCCCCACACCGACCCTGCACAGACGCCGGGCCTGAAAAAAGGCCAGCAAATCATTAAGCCCAGGGCTAGGAGCGAGAAACGAATGGATAGGATTCCCAAGATTCCCCATCGGAGAAGACACGAGACGACACGGATTCTTTTCTTCCACTCTTGGCTCCTGAAAAATAGACCCAAAACCGGCGGAAATTCGGCAGAAATGAGCTGACACGATACCAAAATCTTGGTCAGAGAGGGGGGGAAGAACAGGAGCAAGAATCCAATCCCTGTGGCGCTGTCAGGCCCAAGGAAGGTAAGAGGCGCAAGCAGGAACGGCAGCTAATAAAAAGGGAGAAACTTCTTTTTACCAAGTAATTTAAATATCTCCGTGTTTGATTGTTTCTTCTAGCTGGATCGCTAGCTCGTTTGCTTTGCTTTCACGTCATTCTCCCGGAGGGAGCGAAAGCAAGCGAGCGAGCGTCCCCCTGTGTCGCTCCCTCTCCATTTATTATTGGAGGTTCACTTGTTGATTCAAGTCACCTAGCTAGAGCTAAGGAGGTCGGATCAGGGCAAGTGGATGCTGGCGAAGAAGCTTGATCTCTTCGTCCAAAGACCTGCCTTGATCTCAAGACCTTCGTTAAGCTCCGGTTCTTCCTGATCCAGCTGAGGCGAGGTGAGGTGAATTACCTTCGcctgatttatttatttattttgcttgGGATCTCTAGTAACATGATTGTTCATGCCATGCGATCGTTTGATCGAGTCGAGCTGTGAACTTTAAAAGAAGAATCCGAGCTGTTACTGTGTAGCCTTGGCCAGATCCAATCGCTATGGGTTCCTCTGCTTCATAAAGTCTGAGAGTCTACCAGAGGAACTGCACAGTCTTTTTATTTTCATCCACAGTCTGCTCCATAAACTATGAAATTACTACTGAGTAGTAACTGATCTCCTCTTCACCCATGGGCATTTCGTCTAGTTCGTCAGTGCTTTGCTTCGGGGATAACAGCTTAGCACTATCATGTGTGTAGCCTAGATTCTTTTAGCACAGAGTGATTTGCACTGGATATTTTGTGGATGATTGACATCTTCAGCGTAGAATCATTGAAAGTTGATATGCATGTTCTTACCACCAATTTAGAGTGATTCACTGGTCATACCTTTGTTCACTTTATGCAACGTGTATGGAGCTAATGCTGATGAGCAACTTTGTGATGTACAGCTTCTTAGCATGTGAGAgtgatggcggcggctgaAGCGAGGGCTGCTTGGCAACGTGCCGCTAACCGCTGCTTGGTTCAGGAGGATGCCAAGAGAGCTCCAAAGCTGGCATGCTGTCCATCTTCTGTGCAACAGCATGAAGCAAAGAGCGGAAACCCAACTAACCCACAAGATTGCCATATCCCAAATTttatgcatttaaatttaaattggaACCCAATGAACTCCAATCAGCCAATAGATACGTGGTTCCTTCAATTCCAGCCCGATTTCGGGTGCCAGAAAGTAATTGCTGGTGAACATCTGAATTATATGGGCGGGGAAGTTGATTCCAAGAAAGTGGAAAGTTTTTCACCAGTGTCTACGCTTGAAGACATCAATCCTAAGAAGAGCGAGTATCCTTTTGAGCCTCCGTGGATCGTTTCGACAGCTTTTATGAAGCAAACTTCTGAAACAGCTTTCGAAGAGTTCAAAACTCTTTCTGGTTGTTCTCAAGTGAGTCTTAAATGCAGAGGTAATTCCAATAGCCTCCTTCATGAGGATAAAGAGTTTATGGAGTTCAAAACTTTTGATCCTCTGTTTCCAAAGAAACCACAGAAGGCATGCTATGAGATGGATCCACCTTGGGCAGAAGACAAGAAGTCACAGCCATGGTGGCAAGTAGTTGATGGGGATGGATTGGCTTCGCTCGTTGCAGAAAGAGCAATGCAGAACATTGAGAACAACGATCTGCCAAGACCCACTCAGACAGTGCGTGTTCATGGGGCAAAATTGAACAGCCATGAGAACAAGGATAGCTATGGGCATACATCCCCTTCTGTTAAAGAGTTGCAACCTGAACTACAAGACACTATGATGTGCAGCTATAGCATCGCAAGCACCAATGAGACAAATTCATCTGACAGTGGAGGGTGGCAACAACCTCAAAGAAAGAACGCACGTGGGTATGTGTTTTCTGTTATATTTTTTCAGAACCAATAAAACTACAACGAGGTTCCCTCCTTTGTAGATTTGCCCAACAATTCCACATACTTCCTTATGTTTTATGTATTTCCACTAAAAGGGTTTCGTTTTGTAGATTCATCATTTCAGAGTGTTATAATCAAGTCTAGTTAGGCTCAAAAAGTGAAAATAACAGGCTGTTAGTACCAATTTTCATGGATGTACACATATGTCGGTCCATTGTACCCTATCACAATATAAATCCTGATTTGGCCAATGGCTTGCgagaagggaaaaaaacatgttttcatTAAAAGGCAAATAGctgaataaaaggaaagtcAGATATCTATATTACGTCAATTTAGCTTTGAAGTGATATGGGCACTTCCACTGGGTCCATCTTATGACTGTTTTGTGATCCTTTTTTCATCCTGAAAAACCCTTGgatatatttttgttcatCAAAGCTTCTTCCTGTTTGATATGCAGGGGTGCACAGGATTCGTCACCAGGCAACGAGCCAGCACATCAGAACCAGAATGCCTCTGAGAGGGCCCAGCTGCTGGATGCTCTCCGCCATTCGCAGACACGGGCTAGGGAAGCCGAGATGGCTGCTAAGAATGCTCATGATGAAAAAGACCATATCATCAAGCTATTGTTTCGTCAGGCCTCACACCTCTTTGCATGTAAGCAATGGCTGAAAATGCTGCAACTGGAGAACATATGCCTCCAGCTCAGGCTCAAAGAACATCAAATAGCAGCCATGTTCCCAGAACTTCCCTGGACGATGATGAAGGAGAAGGCAGCGCCAGGAGAGGAGCGGAAAGACAGCACAAAGAAGAAAGGCAGGAGGCAGAAGAAGGAAGGTGGCTTCCGCAAAGCCATCATGTTTGCGGTCGGTGTAGGTATCGTCGGTGCTGGACTGCTGCTTGGCTGGACCCTTGGGTGGCTGATGCCCAGGTTGTGAGTTCCACCTACATAGTGTTCAATTCCACGAATAGCTGGTAGATAAAGCTCCAGATATGTGCTTTATGAAGTAGGAGAATGAAATGAACAAATTCTTAGAATCACTCATACAAGCTTGATGATTTGGAGGCTTTGCTGATGATCTCTCTCCATGCCTTCATGTATATATAGGAAGAATTTAGTGTACATATTGCCAGAAACTGGGTATTTCTGGTACACCTGTAGGTTCCATGGGGGTGAGTGTGTACATAGTGTGCATCTGGGTCAGTGGTGGTGGAACCTCATATCAGTCGACTTCAACAAAGGGTAAACCTGTACTGTAAGCATGTAACCTTCTTTGCTTAGTGTAAAAAGAATTGTATTACTCCAGTTTGGTTTTTACCAAACCTGTCCTGTAAGCATGTAACCTTCTTCTTTGCTTAGTGTAAAAAGAATTGTATTACTCCGGTTTGGTTTTTACCAACTGATCACGGTTGGTAAACCTGTACTGTAAATATATTGTAACTTGGTTCTTTGTTTAATGTAAAAGAAATTGTATTATTCAGCTTGGTGACTACAAACTGATCCCAGTTTGGTAAACCTGTACTGTAAGTCTGTAACTTGGAACGGCTCTTTGTTTAAATCAAGAGAAATTGTATTGCTCGCCTTGGTGTTTACAAACTGATCAGTCTGGCAGCATatatcataaaaaaaagtcaatttGTGGCCTGCACAAAAATAAACGGATACGTGTGCCTTTTCCTGATGAAATTTTGCAAGTCAAGCACAATCTGCCTTTGTAGAAAGGCTACTTTAATCTTTCAAACTTAAGTCTGTTGAGCAGTAGAGTTACCAGGAAACCAACGAAACCCAAataaaactactccctccaacccataaatttgtccaaataaggatgtatctatgtttaaaaagcgtctagatacatgcaatatttcgacaagtaattccggccgcaGGAGTATATCTAAAGCAAACTTTGTATAAAGCTTGACTGaaaatttgcactaaattGATTTGAGGCTTCATAGATCGCCCGCTTTGTGTCCTTACTTGTCAGGGGAGTCTTCCATGATACAGATTGAACTAAAACTAGAGTTACAATAAACCAACTGAAACTACAGTTACAATGGAAAAATACAGTTGCCACATTGCGAAAGTAATGATTAACACATGGAAATTGCACAGCAATGCTTCATCAGCACTTGGATAATCAATTACTTATCCAGGCCCCGGCAACGGAATGCGCACAGATGGCTCCCAAATGCCGAGATGACATCCACCAGACctccatgtccggcaacagcTGCCATCTGAAAGGTGAGGATAGTAAGTGAGAAACAGAATTTCCAGCCCCAGAAATAGAGGGATAACACAGATCCGAAAATGATATGGAATGAGGATCAAAACCGAGATGGATATATACCCCGGATGAATGCATGGATACAGAAAATGCTGATGGAGGAGCACACTTTATTTGCGAAAGAACAGCCCCGTTGATTGTA carries:
- the LOC104584666 gene encoding uncharacterized protein LOC104584666 isoform X2 translates to MFGFFFRGAIWFSDMTAFFFPLGRTFTISGPPRFLRSSSFSFPLNKSSLFSSSLRLRFEFLLWNSVEFPPVPHFSAAAACEAICPMEPEPEPRRWAATYTTQLKQKRKAYHDGTLILHPDTGRLVLLDDAGTAIDARFLRAGESVSGGASLSFPCHLVDVGEPQRCPTTGYSGGSSAPAASKTAYRGGGKARQSAANTCAPRAFVNPPKNDGGKAEAVGSGCAKAAGSTLQEWSAMYTTQLTQKAKKYHDGFLRLEQVNSLTKRIVLLDEEGEVLGSRYLKSGECVESGKKCNFPNYLIEIGEAKTLMKGGEPKSSDEPMVTRSKNGENTSKKMGIGATSSLKFISPQKFHYLDKSKSEVTSSFNKPELGNIEVAAAGSTGSLMGSTESSIKEWSVIYTTQLTQKAKKYHDGVIKLMQVGSHANQIVLLDEEGVVLGSRYLKSGESVQSGTKCPFPNYLIEVAELIIQKNDVESKHSSREPLSHTGPKNGEDATQRMGDKSKSPKFVSPLKFHDHQKSKIESTADGNRPQFGKSTCSNVGDPHNFHVSTDLQRGKPDGTVSYRSTGLGKLTSSDMDDPHFTGIQRAKSESVSWYNRPQVGKSIPNRMDDPLEFCDLEDGKSVCPTGFTTSEIGKSTFGNTGDPLRTDLEDGKSVCPTGFTRREIGKSPFGNTDDPLRTASQILSIMKPPAGLSNFATQFRTSVQSCLKLDTVQAKNSVSTHSRNESSGNAHPTYDHQTAMKQAAFDGPELAMVDIPSSEISNANEQKLNSSSNLYNGNSNGTGSALIMDATSILGLREDESGTADQLVANNTTVDPKCGSGSFLPPSIRTRRDPKIQDLIDDCPSFDLGF
- the LOC104584666 gene encoding uncharacterized protein LOC104584666 isoform X3 yields the protein MFGFFFRGAIWFSDMTAFFFPLGRTFTISGPPRFLRSSSFSFPLNKSSLFSSSLRLRFEFLLWNSVEFPPVPHFSAAAACEAICPMEPEPEPRRWAATYTTQLKQKRKAYHDGTLILHPDTGRLVLLDDAGTAIDARFLRAGESVSGGASLSFPCHLVDVGEPQRCPTTGYSGGSSAPAASKTAYRGGGKARQSAANTCAPRAFVNPPKNDGGKAEAVGSGCAKAAGSTLQEWSAMYTTQLTQKAKKYHDGFLRLEQVNSLTKRIVLLDEEGEVLGSRYLKSGECVESGKKCNFPNYLIEIGEAKTLMKGGEPKSSDEPMVTRSKNGENTSKKMGIGATSSLKFISPQKFHYLDKSKSEVTSSFNKPELGNIEVAAAGSTGSLMGSTESSIKEWSVIYTTQLTQKAKKYHDGVIKLMQVGSHANQIVLLDEEGVVLGSRYLKSGESVQSGTKCPFPNYLIEVAELIIQKNDVESKHSSREPLSHTGPKNGEDATQRMGDKSKSPKFVSPLKFHDHQKSKIESTADGNRPQFGKSTCSNVGDPHNFHVSTDLQRGKPDGTVSYRSTGLGKLTSSDMDDPRIFNDFTGIQRAKSESVSWYNRPQVGKSIPNRMDDPLEFCDLEDGKSVCPTGFTTSEIGKSTFGNTGDPLRTASQILSIMKPPAGLSNFATQFRTSVQSCLKLDTVQAKNSVSTHSRNESSGNAHPTYDHQTAMKQAAFDGPELAMVDIPSSEISNANEQKLNSSSNLYNGNSNGTGSALIMDATSILGLREDESGTADQLVANNTTVDPKCGSGSFLPPSIRTRRDPKIQDLIDDCPSFDLGF
- the LOC104584666 gene encoding uncharacterized protein LOC104584666 isoform X1, yielding MFGFFFRGAIWFSDMTAFFFPLGRTFTISGPPRFLRSSSFSFPLNKSSLFSSSLRLRFEFLLWNSVEFPPVPHFSAAAACEAICPMEPEPEPRRWAATYTTQLKQKRKAYHDGTLILHPDTGRLVLLDDAGTAIDARFLRAGESVSGGASLSFPCHLVDVGEPQRCPTTGYSGGSSAPAASKTAYRGGGKARQSAANTCAPRAFVNPPKNDGGKAEAVGSGCAKAAGSTLQEWSAMYTTQLTQKAKKYHDGFLRLEQVNSLTKRIVLLDEEGEVLGSRYLKSGECVESGKKCNFPNYLIEIGEAKTLMKGGEPKSSDEPMVTRSKNGENTSKKMGIGATSSLKFISPQKFHYLDKSKSEVTSSFNKPELGNIEVAAAGSTGSLMGSTESSIKEWSVIYTTQLTQKAKKYHDGVIKLMQVGSHANQIVLLDEEGVVLGSRYLKSGESVQSGTKCPFPNYLIEVAELIIQKNDVESKHSSREPLSHTGPKNGEDATQRMGDKSKSPKFVSPLKFHDHQKSKIESTADGNRPQFGKSTCSNVGDPHNFHVSTDLQRGKPDGTVSYRSTGLGKLTSSDMDDPRIFNDFTGIQRAKSESVSWYNRPQVGKSIPNRMDDPLEFCDLEDGKSVCPTGFTTSEIGKSTFGNTGDPLRTDLEDGKSVCPTGFTRREIGKSPFGNTDDPLRTASQILSIMKPPAGLSNFATQFRTSVQSCLKLDTVQAKNSVSTHSRNESSGNAHPTYDHQTAMKQAAFDGPELAMVDIPSSEISNANEQKLNSSSNLYNGNSNGTGSALIMDATSILGLREDESGTADQLVANNTTVDPKCGSGSFLPPSIRTRRDPKIQDLIDDCPSFDLGF
- the LOC104584666 gene encoding uncharacterized protein LOC104584666 isoform X4, which produces MFGFFFRGAIWFSDMTAFFFPLGRTFTISGPPRFLRSSSFSFPLNKSSLFSSSLRLRFEFLLWNSVEFPPVPHFSAAAACEAICPMEPEPEPRRWAATYTTQLKQKRKAYHDGTLILHPDTGRLVLLDDAGTAIDARFLRAGESVSGGASLSFPCHLVDVGEPQRCPTTGYSGGSSAPAASKTAYRGGGKARQSAANTCAPRAFVNPPKNDGGKAEAVGSGCAKAAGSTLQEWSAMYTTQLTQKAKKYHDGFLRLEQVNSLTKRIVLLDEEGEVLGSRYLKSGECVESGKKCNFPNYLIEIGEAKTLMKGGEPKSSDEPMVTRSKNGENTSKKMGIGATSSLKFISPQKFHYLDKSKSEVTSSFNKPELGNIEVAAAGSTGSLMGSTESSIKEWSVIYTTQLTQKAKKYHDGVIKLMQVGSHANQIVLLDEEGVVLGSRYLKSGESVQSGTKCPFPNYLIEVAELIIQKNDVESKHSSREPLSHTGPKNGEDATQRMGDKSKSPKFVSPLKFHDHQKSKIESTADGNRPQFGKSTCSNVGDPHNFHDFTGIQRAKSESVSWYNRPQVGKSIPNRMDDPLEFCDLEDGKSVCPTGFTTSEIGKSTFGNTGDPLRTDLEDGKSVCPTGFTRREIGKSPFGNTDDPLRTASQILSIMKPPAGLSNFATQFRTSVQSCLKLDTVQAKNSVSTHSRNESSGNAHPTYDHQTAMKQAAFDGPELAMVDIPSSEISNANEQKLNSSSNLYNGNSNGTGSALIMDATSILGLREDESGTADQLVANNTTVDPKCGSGSFLPPSIRTRRDPKIQDLIDDCPSFDLGF
- the LOC104584666 gene encoding uncharacterized protein LOC104584666 isoform X5 — its product is MTAARLKPWVLAVQRPRVRRSKVCASPVLQWSAMYTTQLTQKAKKYHDGFLRLEQVNSLTKRIVLLDEEGEVLGSRYLKSGECVESGKKCNFPNYLIEIGEAKTLMKGGEPKSSDEPMVTRSKNGENTSKKMGIGATSSLKFISPQKFHYLDKSKSEVTSSFNKPELGNIEVAAAGSTGSLMGSTESSIKEWSVIYTTQLTQKAKKYHDGVIKLMQVGSHANQIVLLDEEGVVLGSRYLKSGESVQSGTKCPFPNYLIEVAELIIQKNDVESKHSSREPLSHTGPKNGEDATQRMGDKSKSPKFVSPLKFHDHQKSKIESTADGNRPQFGKSTCSNVGDPHNFHVSTDLQRGKPDGTVSYRSTGLGKLTSSDMDDPRIFNDFTGIQRAKSESVSWYNRPQVGKSIPNRMDDPLEFCDLEDGKSVCPTGFTTSEIGKSTFGNTGDPLRTDLEDGKSVCPTGFTRREIGKSPFGNTDDPLRTASQILSIMKPPAGLSNFATQFRTSVQSCLKLDTVQAKNSVSTHSRNESSGNAHPTYDHQTAMKQAAFDGPELAMVDIPSSEISNANEQKLNSSSNLYNGNSNGTGSALIMDATSILGLREDESGTADQLVANNTTVDPKCGSGSFLPPSIRTRRDPKIQDLIDDCPSFDLGF
- the LOC104584666 gene encoding uncharacterized protein LOC104584666 isoform X6; translation: MKGGEPKSSDEPMVTRSKNGENTSKKMGIGATSSLKFISPQKFHYLDKSKSEVTSSFNKPELGNIEVAAAGSTGSLMGSTESSIKEWSVIYTTQLTQKAKKYHDGVIKLMQVGSHANQIVLLDEEGVVLGSRYLKSGESVQSGTKCPFPNYLIEVAELIIQKNDVESKHSSREPLSHTGPKNGEDATQRMGDKSKSPKFVSPLKFHDHQKSKIESTADGNRPQFGKSTCSNVGDPHNFHVSTDLQRGKPDGTVSYRSTGLGKLTSSDMDDPRIFNDFTGIQRAKSESVSWYNRPQVGKSIPNRMDDPLEFCDLEDGKSVCPTGFTTSEIGKSTFGNTGDPLRTDLEDGKSVCPTGFTRREIGKSPFGNTDDPLRTASQILSIMKPPAGLSNFATQFRTSVQSCLKLDTVQAKNSVSTHSRNESSGNAHPTYDHQTAMKQAAFDGPELAMVDIPSSEISNANEQKLNSSSNLYNGNSNGTGSALIMDATSILGLREDESGTADQLVANNTTVDPKCGSGSFLPPSIRTRRDPKIQDLIDDCPSFDLGF